In Candidatus Krumholzibacteriota bacterium, one genomic interval encodes:
- a CDS encoding PilZ domain-containing protein: protein MSVKDRRKAPRVDIDLPVVIEGSEGEVSGRTLNISSNGVYFEIPHYMELMTRVRMGLAIPAAGDDGKGESIVSFDGVVVRIEPENEAPQPVKYRIAVFFTAIPESSRDILATYINRTLK from the coding sequence ATGAGTGTCAAAGACAGAAGGAAAGCGCCGCGCGTCGATATTGACCTTCCGGTCGTAATCGAAGGGTCAGAGGGCGAAGTCAGCGGCAGAACGCTGAATATCAGTTCCAATGGCGTCTATTTCGAGATACCTCATTATATGGAACTGATGACGAGAGTTCGCATGGGGCTTGCTATTCCTGCCGCGGGAGACGACGGGAAAGGGGAGAGTATCGTTTCGTTCGATGGCGTCGTCGTGCGTATCGAACCGGAAAATGAGGCTCCTCAGCCTGTGAAATACAGGATCGCCGTCTTTTTCACCGCTATCCCTGAATCATCGAGAGATATACTGGCAACATATATCAACAGGACTCTGAAATGA
- a CDS encoding integration host factor subunit beta — protein sequence MTKADLVEEIAKDTGLSKKDTSVVVNLIIENVCKALAEGDKVELRGFGSFKVKSRNPRKARNPRTGSSVDVPAKLVPFFKASNELKVRVNG from the coding sequence ATGACTAAGGCAGATCTTGTCGAGGAAATAGCAAAGGATACAGGGCTAAGCAAAAAGGACACTAGCGTCGTCGTTAATCTTATAATAGAAAATGTCTGTAAAGCCCTGGCTGAGGGTGACAAGGTGGAACTGCGGGGTTTTGGCAGTTTCAAGGTCAAAAGCCGTAACCCGAGAAAAGCAAGGAATCCGCGTACCGGCTCGTCCGTGGATGTCCCGGCCAAGCTTGTCCCGTTTTTCAAGGCTTCAAATGAGTTGAAGGTCAGGGTCAACGGATAG
- a CDS encoding dihydropteroate synthase, whose product MKTVIIGEKLNSSNRKIRDIFESRDEDSLLLSAGGQLGGGADYIDINSSMLMEGEKEALFWAGDAILERYDTKLSIDSPNLALLTEAAERYGERSIINSLTCDDDILAQALPVLRASGSSFILLMKNRKGIPSDAEGRISLARMALKMIEKMDIPDNRVMLDPVFTPVATGLAGSSVTLATLEKLSIELPSFGRVGGLSNISYGLPMRRLLNRTFLAMAVAKGITALICDPTDKKLMGILKSAEAIAGSDKGCREYLRYYRASKE is encoded by the coding sequence ATGAAGACAGTTATAATCGGAGAAAAACTCAATAGCAGCAACAGAAAGATCAGGGATATCTTCGAGTCGAGAGACGAGGACTCTCTTCTTCTGTCGGCCGGCGGGCAACTCGGCGGGGGAGCGGATTATATCGATATTAACAGTTCGATGCTGATGGAAGGTGAAAAGGAAGCTCTTTTCTGGGCGGGGGACGCGATACTCGAAAGGTATGATACGAAGCTCTCGATCGACAGTCCGAATCTGGCGCTTCTTACCGAGGCGGCTGAAAGATACGGTGAAAGATCGATCATCAATTCCCTTACCTGTGATGACGATATACTGGCTCAGGCCCTCCCTGTGTTACGCGCGTCGGGCTCATCATTTATCCTTCTTATGAAAAACCGGAAAGGGATCCCTTCGGATGCAGAGGGCAGGATATCACTCGCACGGATGGCCCTTAAGATGATCGAGAAGATGGATATCCCAGATAATCGGGTAATGCTTGATCCGGTCTTTACGCCGGTCGCTACCGGGCTTGCCGGGAGTTCAGTCACCCTTGCGACACTCGAAAAACTCTCGATCGAGCTGCCTTCTTTCGGGAGGGTAGGAGGATTATCCAATATATCTTATGGACTTCCGATGCGCAGGCTCCTGAACAGGACCTTCCTGGCGATGGCTGTCGCAAAGGGCATTACAGCTTTGATATGCGATCCCACAGATAAAAAGCTTATGGGAATACTGAAAAGCGCTGAGGCGATCGCGGGATCCGACAAGGGATGCAGGGAATATCTTCGATATTACAGGGCAAGCAAAGAGTGA